The genomic stretch GACAGGCATTAGTAAGTTTTTCGGCTAACGATTTATTTTTGTTCATGGTCCAGGAGGCTGTGGCCAAGGAAATTTCGTCTGAAGCTATGGGTTCAGctggttttaatttcttttggagGGTAAGTAAAAGAAGATTGTTTGCCTTTTCTCATTAGTTACTAGACGTTCCTTGTTTCCTGACATGCATAGATTAACCATAGGAATGCATAGAattgcttctttctttttctgttcttcCTCCTTTGTGGTTTCCTTTTTAGTTAACCATACTGAAATGTTTTACAAGTAGGACCTGGAGAGGAGAATGAAAATTTTAGGCAGATGAAcctgtttttctcttttccacTTGACTCCATTTCATTCAgcaagagaaaatttttgtttttcataATACTTCAGATGTTGAAAGGCAAAACTTTCTTGCACTCACAAGCTAAACGATATTCACATTTCTCTCCTCCGTTGTCTTCCTAGCCACAGCGCTTTCTTGAATTTCAAATGGCATGTTATGCTTTTAGGGACATGATTGGCCTAGGAAAAACTAAACGGAAGGGTGACATTATTCCATTTGTCGAGTAAATTATCTATCCATTTGTTGTTTGGATGGCAGGGTGACATTATTCCAATCTCTGTTCCTGAAGGGCATCAGTCTTACTTCACCAGCAATGGCAACAGCCATGCCAAACATTGCTCCAGGATTCATATTTTTCATTGCTTGGGCTCTCAGGTATAACCAATctggttttgatttttgtgcTACGATTACTGTCAAAGCAAAACTACCAACTGctacaaaatgaaaaaacttATTTCAGAACTCATAATAAGTTGCAGCATACTTGGGGATGAATGGAAGCAAACAGAGTAGAAACTTAAAGAATACCCGAATATGTATTcagagaggaaacaaaaaatGTCTATTGCAGATTAGTTCCTAGAGAAGGTTTAGGAGACAAGAGCAGTATAGGCAAAGTACGTTTCAAGTCGAGAACTCTTTGGACGGATTTGTAACTTCTCATGAGTAAATTAATCAGAGAATTTAATCAGGACGAATCAAGTTCAAACTCATAGAAAATACAGAAATATTACATAATCCAATTGATTGCGGTTAGTGATATATTACCAAGGATATATCCATGAATTTCTTAAAAGCTGGACACTTCGTGTGCAGGTTGGAGAAAGTTGAGTTAGGCTGCATATATAGCAAAGCAAAAATTGCAGGAACACTGCTGTGTGTTGCCGGTGCTGTTATAATGAGCCTTGCGCAAAGTACCTTGGGCAGTCATAAAGCAAGAGAAGCTCATTTATCAGTACCACCTCCACTGTCACGAAACTTATTTGACGAGCGAAAGATCATGGGTTGCTTTTATCTCATGGCAGCCGTCTTCGTCCTATCAAGCACTATTATCTTACAGGTAATTGAATGTTCCCCAGTAGTAGAAGAGATTGAagaaaatatgcattttttcTAATTCCTAACTTTGTGCTTTTTTGCTCTGTTTGTGTTACAGGCTACAACATTAAGGGATTTCCCAGCTCCAATATCCTTATCTACAATAACAACTTTAATAGGGGTGGTATTGACTGGAATTGCTCAGTTGATTCAAGATGGCAGAATAGATATTGGATGGCCCTTGTTAAGCATCAAAGATATCATGTGCTACTCTGTACTGGTAAAGTACCTATCCTCCCAAGCtgcccttcttttttttttttttggttacccTTGTTAAAGAGATGAACTACACAACAAAGGGCAAGAATAATGTATCAATTTGGTCTTATGATTCTATGTCACGTTCATGAACCACTGAATACATCATTAAAGCTTCTTTCCAGCTTAAATCGTTGCCGTTGAACGATGGCTAAACTCCTTGACCTTTTACTGCAACAGGCAGGAAGCATCAGTGGAGCATGTGTTACCTTCAATATATGGGCAATGAAGAAAAGGGGGCCAGTTCTGGTGTCCATTTTTAGTCCCATTGGAACTGTCGTCTCGCTAGTCTTTTCAGTAATCACCTTAGGAAGCTCCATTACCATAGGAAGGTATCATGAATCAAATACCAAATCATGCTCTAAATTTTACTCTTCAACTAGGAGCCTCAAACATCGATAATCTAACCACTAGATCTCTTTCCACAGTCTCGCAGGCATGTCCATCATGTTTACTGGTCTCTATTGTGTACTATGGGCTAAAAGGAAGGAAGGATTCTCCGAGAATAACAACTCCTCAGAAAGTGAGTACGATGTGGAGAAGCCTCTCTTATCTTGACATTATCTACTTTGATTGTTTAGATGTAATCTATCAACTATTATTGTACAGGATAGGGAATATATCCCCAAGAATTGGTGATATGAATTTTAGGTTCGATTAAGTTATAATGTGATATACAAGAACAGAAAACTAAAGATCCCAGATTATAATTTCAGACAGAAAATTACTAACATAGTTAGTTTTGAATACTACTAACAGTTTTCAGTGCGTAGTTGAAAGTCCGAAGTATCAATCCTAGTATGTTTCTGCAGCTCCATGATGCACAATATACGTCATACAACGGTTGATTCTGGATGCAAGACAGTAAAGGATCTATACCATTATTGTAGATCTTAAACTAAATTTTGGCATAATGCTGGCAGCAGAGATCAGTGCTTTTGGTACAGCACACTTGAAAGAGTAATCGGGTTTATGCAAGGACAAAGTTCATGTACGTGACAATGGATTATGGCTGCAAAGCCCAGTGACTAACTTTGGTTTTTTTTGACATTTGGTGGAGGAAAACTTTGAACAACTGATTTTTTAGTCCTTTTTTGATGGGCTGAAAAGATTGAGTTTGTGTTTGAGTTTCAGTGCAGAGATGAATTTCCAGTCATGGTAGCTTAGTACGATGCTCAGGATGGAAACCTGTCTTTTTGACTAACTGAATAGCATGCATATGTTTGTCTCAATCAACTTATGGTAATGACTATATTTGTTCCTCGTTTTTTTTAAGGGAATGGTAGGCAAAACATTCCACAAACGCTTGAAAGATCAAGAGAATTTGAACCCCTGATGCACTCAGGGAAACGCAATTAATCCCACAAGACACCATTCACTTGCCTGATTTTCAGTTCAATAAGCTCCAAAAGTAACCGAAAACTAATAGTACTAAACACTATTTAGACCTAATTAAGCATCAGATTTAGTGTACTTAAGACAAGGTAAGCTCCTAAGTGAAATCGTTTGAAAAGCCAATATAAGTACACATTGTGATCAGTAATCTGTCTATATGTGATGCCAAGTTGTTGGATAAACAGCAAAGGAACCTATCTTGCTAGACCTCACCAGATAGTTTGCATTTTGCAAATTAGGTGTGATCAATTTTGAGATAGATTGTTAGAACTTGATTTTACCAATAAGATGTTGATTGCCTGTAGTTCTACAACTGAGACCGTGAGTTTATTCCACAAGTatgtcccccccccccccccaaacaaaCCCACATATAAGAAGTTAAAGAACGCAATTCTTGATGGACTTGATCCCGGGGTAAAGAGTAAATACTAGGAGGATAATAATATTGTGAGACACAGACTGAGGATAACATCATATACTTACATGGTTGATTTATTTCTCTAATCTTGTTGCAAAGCTTCCAATACAAATTGATAAAGAATTGAGGGTCTCTTTGCAAACAAGTTTTGGCATAGTTTGTCttctacaagttttttaacaactttaaccacaataatctcaaaaaactcctcaaaatttttaaactatatacttcaaaatactcaaaaaattttcaaagttttagataaatatccaaaaaactcATTTGTCAAACGGTGTCTGAGTTTATACTTCTGGTCATGGCCACTGGTTTAATATATTTAAACCATCATTTTCTTATGGCCACTGGTTTAACATATTTAACATATTTAAACCTTTGAAAGATCAA from Coffea eugenioides isolate CCC68of chromosome 8, Ceug_1.0, whole genome shotgun sequence encodes the following:
- the LOC113779791 gene encoding WAT1-related protein At5g47470 isoform X2, encoding MGSPRREYLEDVAIIAGLIGMQFMYAGNSILVSYLMLTGFTPASLIILSSLATFVILLPFSVIFERRLWPRKFRLKLWVQLVLISFGGVTLFQSLFLKGISLTSPAMATAMPNIAPGFIFFIAWALRLEKVELGCIYSKAKIAGTLLCVAGAVIMSLAQSTLGSHKAREAHLSVPPPLSRNLFDERKIMGCFYLMAAVFVLSSTIILQATTLRDFPAPISLSTITTLIGVVLTGIAQLIQDGRIDIGWPLLSIKDIMCYSVLAGSISGACVTFNIWAMKKRGPVLVSIFSPIGTVVSLVFSVITLGSSITIGSLAGMSIMFTGLYCVLWAKRKEGFSENNNSSETP
- the LOC113779791 gene encoding WAT1-related protein At5g47470 isoform X1, producing MGSPRREYLEDVAIIAGLIGMQFMYAGNSILVSYLMLTGFTPASLIILSSLATFVILLPFSVIFERRLWPRKFRLKLWVQLVLISFGGVTLFQSLFLKGISLTSPAMATAMPNIAPGFIFFIAWALRLEKVELGCIYSKAKIAGTLLCVAGAVIMSLAQSTLGSHKAREAHLSVPPPLSRNLFDERKIMGCFYLMAAVFVLSSTIILQATTLRDFPAPISLSTITTLIGVVLTGIAQLIQDGRIDIGWPLLSIKDIMCYSVLAGSISGACVTFNIWAMKKRGPVLVSIFSPIGTVVSLVFSVITLGSSITIGSLAGMSIMFTGLYCVLWAKRKEGFSENNNSSESEYDVEKPLLS